A region from the Muribaculum gordoncarteri genome encodes:
- the porD gene encoding type IX secretion system protein PorD yields MTKRLWITATLLFPLSLLARELNCTVEIDRSQVQGAGLSVFTSLQSAIADYMNNRDWSDARFSPNERIECRLFLTIKEYDEPMMRGDLQIQSSRPVYNSTYTTTLLNHKDTRIEFEYREGEPLIFSENTFESNLTALLNFYAYLILGLDFDSFSPEGGDRFYAKADNIVYMAQSSGQSGWRMLEDNRNRSAIIKTFTDKSGAPLRDFIYTYHRKGLDEMSMSPDKGRANITAAIDNMKKVYDTAPMSIALPMFKDAKLDEIINIYSRSPESERKRVHQLLSYIFPAESSRIDAMVNGKNQ; encoded by the coding sequence ATGACGAAACGATTGTGGATTACCGCAACCCTTTTGTTCCCGTTATCACTATTGGCCAGGGAGCTGAACTGCACCGTCGAGATTGATCGCTCGCAAGTGCAGGGTGCGGGATTGTCGGTGTTCACATCACTTCAGAGCGCTATAGCCGATTATATGAACAACCGCGACTGGAGCGATGCACGGTTCTCGCCCAACGAGCGCATCGAGTGTCGGTTGTTTCTCACCATAAAGGAGTATGACGAACCCATGATGCGGGGCGACCTGCAGATACAGTCGTCGCGTCCGGTCTATAACAGCACCTACACCACAACGCTGCTTAACCACAAGGACACCCGCATTGAATTTGAGTATCGCGAAGGCGAGCCGCTTATATTCTCCGAAAATACCTTTGAGAGCAATCTCACCGCACTGCTGAATTTCTATGCCTACCTTATTTTAGGATTGGATTTCGACAGTTTTTCGCCCGAAGGCGGCGACCGGTTCTACGCAAAGGCCGACAACATAGTCTACATGGCCCAGTCGTCGGGACAAAGCGGATGGAGAATGCTTGAGGACAACCGCAACCGCAGCGCGATAATCAAGACATTCACCGACAAATCGGGAGCGCCGTTGCGTGACTTCATCTACACCTATCACCGCAAGGGGCTCGATGAGATGTCGATGAGCCCCGATAAAGGACGAGCCAACATAACGGCCGCCATCGACAACATGAAGAAGGTCTATGACACAGCACCCATGTCGATAGCCTTGCCAATGTTCAAGGACGCGAAGCTCGATGAGATTATAAACATATACTCCCGTTCGCCCGAGAGTGAACGCAAAAGAGTCCATCAATTGTTATCCTACATCTTTCCGGCCGAATCATCACGGATTGATGCGATGGTAAATGGTAAAAATCAATAA
- a CDS encoding ABC transporter ATP-binding protein, with protein sequence MIEVKDIYKSFDGVQVLKGVSATFETGKTNLIIGQSGSGKTVLMKSIVGLVRPEKGEILYDGRDLLQMNREQVRSLRTEIGMLFQGSALFDSETVLGNVEFPLMMYTRMSDAERRERAQFCLERVGLKGADDKYPSEISGGMQKRVAIARAIALNPKYLFCDEPNSGLDPKTSILIDELLSDITHEYQITTVINTHDMNSVLGIGENIVFINKGYREWVGNKELIYETTNEALSHFVFATDLFQKVKEYVIHNARR encoded by the coding sequence ATGATTGAAGTTAAGGACATTTATAAGTCGTTTGACGGAGTTCAGGTGCTCAAAGGCGTGAGCGCGACATTTGAAACCGGTAAGACAAATCTGATAATCGGACAGAGCGGTTCGGGAAAGACGGTGTTGATGAAGTCGATTGTGGGTCTTGTGCGTCCCGAAAAGGGCGAGATTCTATATGACGGCCGTGACCTGCTTCAAATGAATCGCGAACAGGTTCGGTCGTTGCGCACCGAGATTGGAATGTTGTTTCAGGGTTCGGCACTTTTCGACTCGGAAACGGTGCTTGGCAATGTCGAGTTCCCGTTGATGATGTACACCCGCATGAGCGATGCCGAGCGTCGCGAGCGTGCTCAATTCTGCCTTGAACGTGTGGGCCTTAAGGGAGCCGACGACAAGTATCCGAGCGAGATTTCGGGAGGTATGCAGAAGCGTGTAGCTATTGCGCGTGCAATCGCACTTAATCCTAAATATCTTTTCTGCGATGAGCCTAACTCGGGACTTGACCCGAAGACATCTATCCTCATCGATGAATTGTTGAGCGACATAACGCATGAATATCAGATAACGACCGTAATCAACACCCATGATATGAACTCGGTGCTTGGAATAGGCGAGAACATCGTGTTTATCAACAAGGGTTACCGTGAGTGGGTTGGTAATAAGGAGCTTATATATGAAACGACCAACGAGGCGTTGAGTCACTTCGTATTTGCCACCGACCTGTTCCAAAAGGTCAAAGAATACGTTATCCACAACGCACGCCGATAA
- the lptB gene encoding LPS export ABC transporter ATP-binding protein → MDDNTREVTDPDAGKTLFEGKMVLRTENLVKKYRQRTVVNHVSINVTQGEIVGLLGPNGAGKTTTFYMTVGLITPNEGEIFLNDLNITKYPVYKRAQNGIGYLAQEPSVFRKLSVENNIRSVLEMTNTSREYQRDKLESLIAEFRLQKVRKNLGDQLSGGERRRTEIARCLAINPKFIMLDEPFAGVDPIAVEDIQYIVYKLKEKNIGILITDHNAPETLSITDRAYLLFEGKILFQGTSEELAENPVVREKYLGRGFNFRRKKFD, encoded by the coding sequence ATGGATGACAACACCCGTGAAGTCACCGACCCCGATGCAGGAAAAACCTTGTTTGAAGGAAAAATGGTGCTGCGCACCGAAAATCTCGTAAAGAAATATCGTCAGCGCACGGTCGTAAACCACGTGTCAATCAATGTCACGCAGGGCGAGATTGTGGGACTTCTCGGGCCTAACGGTGCGGGCAAGACTACCACATTCTACATGACCGTAGGGCTTATAACCCCCAATGAAGGTGAAATATTCCTCAACGACCTCAACATAACCAAATATCCGGTTTACAAACGCGCCCAGAATGGCATTGGCTACCTCGCCCAGGAACCGTCGGTATTCCGCAAGCTAAGCGTAGAGAACAACATCCGCTCGGTGCTTGAGATGACCAACACATCCCGTGAGTATCAGCGTGACAAGCTTGAAAGCCTTATCGCGGAGTTCCGATTGCAGAAAGTGCGCAAAAACCTCGGCGACCAGCTGTCGGGAGGTGAACGCCGACGCACCGAGATCGCACGATGCCTTGCCATCAACCCCAAGTTCATAATGCTCGACGAACCGTTTGCCGGCGTCGACCCCATCGCGGTTGAGGATATCCAGTATATCGTCTATAAATTGAAGGAGAAAAACATCGGCATTCTAATCACCGACCACAACGCACCCGAAACACTGTCGATCACCGACCGTGCCTACCTGCTTTTTGAGGGTAAGATACTCTTTCAGGGTACATCGGAAGAGCTTGCCGAGAATCCCGTTGTGCGCGAGAAGTATCTCGGTCGCGGATTCAACTTCCGTCGCAAGAAATTCGATTAA
- the recN gene encoding DNA repair protein RecN produces MLKSLHISNYALIDTVDITFDNGFNIITGETGAGKSIMLGALSLILGERADIKAVRDSGKKSIIEATFEIDDYPTLKEYCLANDIEWDDTMCILRREVAPAGRSRAFINDSPVTLDLLSHVAMQLVDIHSQHQNQLLTSPEFQLRVIDSMAGNDTLLSDYRKRYAAFRSAVKRLHEAKRKIEQNRSDEDFTRFQLEQLDAMNLVADEQEQLEHEREILSNMTDIKSTINGALDALLNGNSNALSLLSEAGDYCEALGRILENADSLAERLQSARIEIQDIADTLSAFDSDLNADPAELDAIEERLNDIYALQHKHHVSTVGQLIELRESFRARLDELENSSFTIEELEKEARRAKSLAKELAAQLSKRRAEEAARFEADLRERAMPLGMKNLQIKVELTPTELSSTGADSIRFLFAFNKNQPLMPVGGTASGGEISRLMLSIKAIIADKMQLPSIIFDEVDTGVSGDVANRMGAMMQSIAANIQVMAITHLPQVAAKGNAHFKVYKQDDEHSTHTRIRRLSTDERIDELAVMLSGSTVDNAARANAKSLLNIK; encoded by the coding sequence ATGCTCAAATCGTTACACATATCAAACTATGCGTTAATCGACACCGTCGACATAACGTTTGACAACGGATTCAACATCATTACCGGTGAAACAGGTGCCGGAAAGTCGATTATGCTCGGAGCCTTGTCGCTTATTCTCGGCGAACGCGCCGACATTAAGGCTGTGCGCGACTCGGGCAAGAAATCGATAATTGAAGCCACGTTCGAGATCGACGACTACCCCACCCTGAAGGAGTATTGCCTCGCCAACGACATCGAGTGGGACGACACTATGTGCATCCTTCGCCGTGAAGTGGCCCCCGCAGGCCGCTCGCGAGCATTCATCAACGACTCTCCCGTCACTCTCGACCTGCTCTCACATGTCGCCATGCAGCTTGTCGACATCCATTCGCAACATCAGAACCAGTTGCTCACCTCGCCTGAATTTCAGCTTCGCGTAATCGACAGCATGGCCGGCAACGACACGCTGTTGAGCGACTATCGCAAGCGTTATGCTGCTTTCCGCAGTGCAGTGAAGCGACTGCATGAAGCCAAGCGAAAAATTGAGCAGAACCGCAGCGACGAGGACTTCACGCGTTTCCAGCTCGAACAGCTCGATGCGATGAATCTTGTCGCCGACGAGCAGGAGCAGCTTGAGCACGAACGCGAGATTCTATCCAACATGACCGACATAAAGTCGACCATAAACGGCGCACTTGACGCACTGCTCAACGGAAACTCCAACGCCCTGTCGCTCTTAAGCGAAGCAGGCGACTACTGCGAAGCTCTCGGCCGCATACTTGAGAATGCCGATTCACTCGCCGAGCGCCTGCAGTCGGCACGCATCGAAATTCAGGACATAGCCGACACGCTAAGTGCATTTGACAGCGATCTAAACGCCGACCCGGCCGAGCTTGACGCAATCGAAGAACGGTTAAACGACATCTATGCACTGCAACACAAGCACCATGTGTCGACGGTAGGCCAACTTATAGAACTGCGTGAATCGTTCCGCGCAAGGCTTGACGAACTCGAAAACAGTTCGTTCACCATCGAAGAGCTTGAAAAGGAAGCTCGCCGCGCCAAGAGCCTCGCCAAAGAGCTTGCCGCACAACTGTCGAAACGACGCGCCGAGGAAGCCGCCCGTTTTGAGGCCGACCTGCGCGAACGTGCCATGCCGCTGGGCATGAAGAATCTGCAAATAAAGGTGGAACTTACCCCGACCGAACTGTCATCGACCGGAGCCGACAGCATCCGATTCCTATTCGCCTTCAACAAAAACCAGCCCTTGATGCCGGTTGGAGGCACTGCATCGGGCGGAGAAATTTCGCGACTCATGTTGTCAATCAAAGCGATAATAGCCGACAAGATGCAACTGCCGTCGATTATATTCGATGAAGTCGACACGGGTGTTTCAGGTGATGTCGCCAATCGCATGGGCGCAATGATGCAGTCGATAGCCGCCAACATCCAGGTCATGGCCATTACTCATCTGCCTCAGGTGGCAGCCAAAGGCAACGCCCACTTCAAGGTCTACAAGCAGGATGACGAACACTCTACCCACACCCGCATACGACGGTTGTCGACCGACGAACGCATCGACGAGCTCGCCGTAATGCTAAGCGGCTCGACAGTCGACAATGCCGCTCGGGCCAACGCCAAGTCACTATTGAATATTAAATAA
- the dnaN gene encoding DNA polymerase III subunit beta gives MKFNVSSKTLYSYVSAVSKVINSKNALTILNNFLFELSDNTLTITASDLENTLVAHLEVMDAEGEGKFCVDARRMVDLLKEMPDQGISFDINDDNLAVEIVYPSGNYSFIAINGNEYPSNESVDESTDIIEFTCPTEQIIKGIDNTLFAVGNDDLRPQMMGILWDIKPDAITFVATDTRKLVKYRNAMSAPGVEGSCILPIKPATVIKNVFAKEDEVKVTLEPKSATFESPSYKFNCRFIKGSFPDYNRVIPVKNPYAITVDRQSFLNAVRRVGVFVDQGHGLVKFKIEKDQLTMKATDNNFCTSAREVVPCDFTGTEIIIGFSAPYLIEIFNTISTTDILIKLSDPSRPGVFVPSENSENSELLMLLMPMTVSDF, from the coding sequence ATGAAGTTCAATGTTTCCAGTAAGACGCTCTACAGCTACGTTTCGGCTGTAAGTAAAGTCATCAATTCCAAGAATGCGCTGACGATTCTCAATAACTTCCTGTTTGAGCTTAGCGACAATACGCTCACCATTACAGCTTCCGACCTTGAGAATACGCTCGTGGCACATCTTGAAGTGATGGATGCCGAAGGCGAAGGCAAATTCTGTGTCGACGCTCGCCGTATGGTCGACTTGCTCAAGGAAATGCCCGACCAGGGAATATCATTTGACATCAACGACGACAACCTTGCGGTTGAAATCGTATATCCCAGCGGTAATTACAGCTTCATAGCAATAAACGGCAACGAGTACCCCTCCAATGAAAGCGTCGACGAGTCGACCGACATCATCGAATTCACCTGCCCCACCGAGCAGATAATCAAGGGTATCGACAACACATTATTTGCGGTAGGCAATGACGACCTGCGTCCTCAGATGATGGGTATTCTCTGGGACATCAAGCCCGATGCCATAACATTTGTCGCCACCGACACCCGCAAGCTTGTGAAGTATCGCAACGCAATGTCGGCTCCCGGCGTTGAAGGCTCTTGCATCCTGCCCATAAAGCCGGCAACTGTAATCAAGAACGTGTTTGCCAAGGAAGACGAGGTGAAGGTGACGCTTGAACCCAAGAGCGCTACATTTGAAAGCCCCTCCTACAAGTTCAACTGCCGTTTCATCAAAGGCTCATTCCCCGACTACAACCGTGTCATTCCGGTAAAAAATCCCTATGCCATCACCGTTGACCGTCAATCGTTCCTCAACGCCGTGCGACGCGTGGGCGTATTTGTCGACCAGGGCCACGGCCTCGTAAAATTCAAGATTGAAAAGGATCAGCTGACAATGAAGGCAACCGACAACAACTTCTGCACATCGGCTCGCGAGGTTGTTCCCTGCGACTTCACCGGCACTGAAATAATCATAGGCTTCAGCGCACCCTACCTCATCGAGATTTTCAACACCATTTCGACCACCGACATTCTCATCAAGCTCTCCGACCCCAGCCGTCCCGGAGTGTTCGTTCCTTCGGAGAACTCCGAAAACAGCGAGCTGCTGATGCTGCTGATGCCGATGACCGTATCCGATTTCTAA
- a CDS encoding 3'-5' exonuclease — protein sequence MELALKNPIIFFDLETTGTNILRDRIVEISYIKVMPSGNETERTLRINPGMPIPAEATAIHHITDDDVKNAPPFKQVAQELANVFLGCDIAGFNSNRFDVPMLMEEFLRAGVNIDLSRRKFVDVQTIFHKMEQRTLIAAYKFYCGKDLTEAHSANADTRATYEVLKAQLDHYPSLKNDIAFLSDFSSQNKNVDLMGRIIYNEAGKEVFNFGKYKGQLVEDVFRRDIGYYSWMMQGEFPANTKQVITNIKLRMK from the coding sequence ATGGAACTTGCTCTAAAAAATCCGATAATTTTCTTTGACCTCGAAACAACCGGCACCAACATCCTGCGTGACCGCATCGTGGAGATTTCCTATATAAAGGTCATGCCTTCGGGCAATGAAACCGAACGCACCCTGCGCATAAATCCGGGAATGCCGATTCCCGCCGAGGCAACGGCAATACATCACATAACCGATGACGATGTGAAGAATGCCCCGCCGTTCAAGCAGGTGGCTCAGGAACTCGCCAACGTGTTTCTCGGATGTGACATAGCCGGATTCAACTCCAACCGCTTCGATGTGCCCATGCTTATGGAAGAGTTTCTGCGCGCAGGGGTCAACATCGACCTGTCACGAAGAAAATTTGTCGATGTGCAGACAATATTCCACAAGATGGAGCAACGCACATTGATTGCAGCCTATAAATTCTATTGCGGAAAGGACCTCACCGAAGCTCATTCGGCCAACGCCGACACACGCGCCACTTACGAGGTGCTGAAGGCGCAGCTCGACCACTACCCTTCGCTGAAAAACGACATCGCGTTCCTGTCCGACTTCTCGTCACAGAACAAAAATGTCGACCTCATGGGCCGCATCATATACAACGAAGCCGGCAAGGAGGTGTTTAACTTCGGAAAATACAAGGGCCAGCTTGTGGAGGATGTTTTCCGCCGCGACATAGGCTACTACTCATGGATGATGCAGGGTGAATTCCCCGCCAACACCAAACAAGTAATCACCAACATAAAACTTCGCATGAAGTAA
- the coaBC gene encoding bifunctional phosphopantothenoylcysteine decarboxylase/phosphopantothenate--cysteine ligase CoaBC: MLKGKHIILGISGGIAAYKSAYLLRLLVKAGAEVQVVMTPAAKEFITPVTMSALSGKPVVSEFFTANTGEWHSHVDLGLWADAMIIAPATASTIAKMANGVADNMLITTYLSAKAPVFIAPAMDLDMFAHPSTTRNLELLRSYGNHIIEPASGELASHLVGKGRMEEPEVIASVLDRFFDRGMSLAGKHIMITAGPTYEKIDPVRFIGNYSSGKMGYAIAEEAASRGADVTIVSGPVALKAVNPRIKVVDVESAREMLEACERIFPSCDTAIMCAAVADYAPAHPADRKIKREHDDLPVIELVKNSDIAATLGAMKKPGQRLVGFALETDNEMSNALHKLKAKNLDMIVMNSLRDKGAGFRTDTNKVTIYKLDGGELHFDMKPKREVASDIIDTLLSL; the protein is encoded by the coding sequence ATGCTAAAAGGCAAACATATAATACTCGGAATATCGGGAGGAATAGCCGCCTACAAGTCGGCCTATCTCTTGCGGTTGCTCGTCAAGGCCGGTGCCGAAGTGCAGGTTGTCATGACCCCGGCTGCCAAGGAGTTCATAACACCCGTAACCATGTCGGCATTAAGCGGCAAACCGGTTGTCAGCGAATTTTTCACAGCCAACACCGGCGAATGGCACAGCCATGTCGACCTCGGACTGTGGGCCGATGCGATGATAATCGCCCCGGCAACAGCGTCAACCATCGCCAAGATGGCCAACGGCGTTGCCGACAATATGCTCATAACTACCTATCTGTCGGCCAAAGCACCCGTATTCATAGCCCCGGCGATGGACCTCGACATGTTTGCCCATCCGTCGACTACACGAAACCTCGAATTGCTGCGCTCCTATGGCAACCACATCATCGAGCCCGCCTCGGGCGAACTCGCAAGCCATCTTGTGGGCAAAGGCCGCATGGAGGAGCCTGAAGTGATAGCAAGTGTGCTCGACCGCTTCTTTGACCGAGGAATGTCACTTGCCGGAAAGCATATAATGATAACCGCCGGACCAACATACGAAAAAATCGATCCCGTGCGCTTCATCGGCAACTACAGCTCGGGCAAAATGGGTTACGCCATAGCCGAAGAGGCCGCCTCGCGTGGAGCCGATGTGACAATAGTAAGCGGCCCTGTGGCGTTAAAGGCGGTCAATCCGCGCATAAAGGTTGTCGATGTTGAGTCGGCACGCGAAATGCTTGAAGCCTGTGAACGCATATTCCCGTCATGCGACACAGCTATAATGTGTGCCGCTGTGGCCGATTACGCTCCGGCCCATCCCGCCGACCGAAAGATTAAGCGCGAGCACGACGACCTGCCGGTAATCGAGCTGGTAAAGAATTCCGACATAGCCGCCACTCTCGGTGCGATGAAAAAGCCCGGACAACGACTTGTGGGATTTGCGCTTGAAACCGACAACGAAATGTCAAACGCCCTCCATAAACTGAAGGCCAAGAACCTCGACATGATAGTGATGAACTCGTTGCGCGACAAAGGTGCAGGATTCCGCACCGACACCAACAAGGTCACCATCTATAAGCTTGACGGCGGCGAGCTGCACTTTGACATGAAGCCAAAGCGTGAAGTCGCATCCGACATAATCGATACACTGCTGTCGCTATGA
- the udk gene encoding uridine kinase — MLVIGIAGGTGSGKTTVVNKIIKSLPAGEVAVIPQDSYYKDSGHIPMEERSKINFDEPASIEWTLLEKQLRELKEGKSIEMPTYSYLTCTRQKETVHVEPRDVIIVEGILVLTQPSLCQLMDVKVFVDADADDRLIRVIARDCIERGRTPQMVIDRYQAVLKPMHERYIEPSKRKADLIVPQGGNNTVAIKLLTDYIASRLKRLPK; from the coding sequence ATGCTTGTAATCGGTATTGCCGGCGGCACCGGGTCGGGTAAGACCACCGTCGTCAACAAAATAATAAAGAGTCTGCCGGCAGGCGAAGTCGCTGTCATTCCCCAGGATTCCTACTATAAGGACTCCGGGCACATTCCCATGGAGGAACGCAGCAAAATCAACTTTGACGAGCCGGCATCGATCGAATGGACACTGCTTGAAAAGCAGTTGCGCGAGCTTAAGGAGGGCAAATCCATCGAAATGCCAACCTACAGCTACCTCACCTGCACCCGTCAGAAAGAAACCGTGCATGTGGAGCCGCGTGACGTCATCATTGTCGAGGGCATACTTGTGCTCACCCAGCCGTCGCTGTGTCAGCTGATGGATGTAAAGGTATTTGTAGACGCCGATGCCGACGACCGACTTATAAGGGTAATCGCACGTGACTGCATAGAGCGCGGACGCACTCCGCAGATGGTAATCGACCGTTATCAGGCCGTGCTGAAGCCCATGCACGAGCGTTACATCGAGCCGTCAAAGCGCAAGGCCGACCTGATAGTGCCACAAGGTGGCAACAACACGGTGGCCATAAAACTGCTTACCGACTACATTGCAAGCCGATTGAAAAGGCTTCCCAAATGA
- the rlmB gene encoding 23S rRNA (guanosine(2251)-2'-O)-methyltransferase RlmB, which yields MERNEYIFGIRAVMEAIEAGKDIDKVYIKKDLHGDLINELNELIRLHGIVTQRVPVERINKITRKNHQGVVAVLSAVTYHSLDNIVPQLYEDGVLPFIVVLDGITDVRNFGAIARTCECAGVDAIVIPERGSVSVGGDAVKTSAGALLHIPVCRERSAASAVRFLKDNGYTVVAASEKADINYTMADYTVPVAIVMGAEDVGVSPEVMKLCDTFVSIPQFGHIGSLNVSVAAGVIIYEVVRQRLQSNMEVI from the coding sequence ATGGAACGCAATGAATACATATTCGGCATACGCGCCGTCATGGAAGCCATCGAAGCAGGCAAGGACATCGACAAGGTCTATATCAAGAAGGATCTGCACGGCGACCTTATAAACGAGCTGAACGAACTGATACGCCTTCACGGCATCGTGACGCAGCGCGTCCCCGTAGAGCGCATCAACAAGATAACGCGCAAAAATCATCAGGGTGTGGTGGCCGTCCTGTCGGCAGTCACCTACCACAGCCTCGACAACATAGTTCCTCAACTCTATGAGGACGGTGTGCTACCCTTCATAGTCGTTCTCGACGGCATAACCGATGTGCGCAACTTCGGAGCCATCGCACGCACATGCGAATGTGCCGGAGTAGATGCCATCGTCATTCCCGAGCGTGGAAGCGTATCGGTTGGCGGTGATGCCGTAAAGACCTCGGCAGGGGCGCTGCTGCACATTCCGGTGTGTCGCGAGCGTAGCGCGGCTTCGGCTGTAAGATTCCTTAAGGATAACGGTTACACGGTAGTGGCTGCTTCGGAAAAGGCCGATATAAACTACACTATGGCCGACTATACCGTTCCCGTGGCAATAGTGATGGGAGCCGAGGATGTTGGCGTATCACCCGAGGTCATGAAGTTGTGCGACACATTTGTGTCAATACCCCAGTTCGGCCACATTGGATCGCTAAATGTTTCAGTAGCCGCCGGCGTCATCATCTACGAAGTAGTGCGCCAGCGCCTGCAATCCAACATGGAAGTAATCTGA
- a CDS encoding MlaE family ABC transporter permease, with translation MIIESSLTTFGQYCIFMCRVFTPPQKWRVFGRKLLQEIGKLGLDSIPLTIVISIFIGAVICIQMQLNMTSPMMPAYSTGLATRDILLLEFSSAVLCLILSGKVGSNIASEIGTMRVTEQIDALEIMGINSAQFLVLPKILAFMFFIPVLVVFSIATGLFGGWFIAAFTDMIPVSRYIYGIQTMFVEWYVWYTIIKALVFSVIITSVASYYGYYVKGGALDVGKASTDAVVASSILILLFDVILTKLLMQ, from the coding sequence ATGATTATAGAATCGTCGTTGACCACTTTCGGTCAGTACTGCATTTTTATGTGCCGTGTATTCACTCCTCCTCAGAAGTGGAGGGTTTTCGGACGCAAGTTGTTGCAAGAGATAGGCAAGCTCGGTCTTGACTCGATTCCGTTGACGATAGTAATATCAATTTTCATCGGAGCCGTTATATGCATCCAGATGCAGCTCAACATGACATCGCCCATGATGCCGGCTTATTCGACAGGTCTTGCCACGCGTGACATCCTGTTGCTGGAGTTCAGCTCAGCAGTGTTGTGTCTTATCCTTTCAGGAAAGGTGGGCTCCAACATAGCATCGGAGATAGGCACCATGCGAGTTACCGAGCAGATCGACGCTCTTGAGATAATGGGTATAAATTCGGCTCAATTCCTGGTACTTCCCAAGATATTGGCCTTCATGTTCTTCATCCCCGTGCTGGTAGTGTTCTCGATTGCCACGGGACTGTTTGGCGGATGGTTCATAGCCGCATTTACCGACATGATTCCGGTGTCGCGTTACATATACGGAATACAGACAATGTTTGTCGAATGGTATGTTTGGTACACTATAATAAAGGCTCTCGTGTTCTCGGTGATCATCACATCGGTGGCTTCATATTACGGTTATTACGTTAAAGGCGGTGCGCTCGATGTGGGTAAGGCTTCGACCGATGCCGTAGTTGCAAGCTCGATTCTGATTCTCCTTTTTGATGTCATACTTACTAAACTGTTGATGCAATGA
- a CDS encoding acyloxyacyl hydrolase, whose protein sequence is MIFKYIIAITALLASASVNAANLSEQDTCANAPKYIHRIGADLRGGYVASSSNHVAQDYDETGATKLHSAMSAHLKYSFKYSDVTRTGRLYPDTYQGIGLSYTTFFDNARTGSPINLYLFQGAPIIKLSPRLSLDYEWNFGASFGWKKYNPDLPPVNIIVGSKVNAYINLGFMLNYRMSRQWSLTAGIDMTHYSNGNTSWPNPGVNSLGARVGMTYTFDDRTKSSLDTPYPAVDPVKPHISYDLVVYGAARKRMIMLHDSPELLPGRFGIAGINFSPMYNFNRFFRAGMSVDIQYDESSDLASYWVDGTYGDDIKFHRPPFFHQVSAGLSLRGELVMPIFSINAGVGYNILGNPDTRNLYQVLALKVHMTRSLFLHIGYQLNKFENPNNLMIGIGYRFNDLR, encoded by the coding sequence ATGATTTTTAAATATATAATTGCCATAACCGCCTTGTTGGCATCGGCATCGGTCAACGCCGCCAACCTATCGGAGCAGGACACTTGCGCCAACGCGCCGAAATACATACACCGCATCGGTGCCGATCTCCGCGGCGGTTACGTGGCATCTTCATCCAACCATGTGGCACAGGACTATGACGAAACGGGTGCGACAAAGCTCCACAGCGCAATGTCGGCTCACCTCAAATATTCGTTTAAATACTCCGATGTCACGCGCACCGGTCGCCTATACCCCGACACATATCAGGGTATCGGCCTATCCTACACCACTTTCTTCGACAACGCGCGCACAGGCTCTCCTATAAACCTCTACCTCTTTCAAGGCGCTCCAATCATCAAGTTGTCACCACGATTGTCATTGGACTATGAGTGGAACTTCGGTGCGTCATTCGGTTGGAAAAAGTATAATCCCGACCTCCCTCCGGTAAACATCATCGTGGGTTCAAAGGTCAACGCCTACATCAACCTCGGCTTCATGCTCAACTACCGCATGTCACGCCAATGGAGCCTTACGGCAGGAATCGACATGACCCACTACTCCAACGGCAACACCTCATGGCCCAATCCAGGTGTTAATTCACTCGGAGCGCGTGTGGGAATGACTTACACATTTGACGACAGGACAAAATCGTCGCTCGACACTCCATACCCCGCAGTCGACCCCGTTAAGCCTCACATAAGTTACGACCTTGTCGTCTATGGAGCGGCACGCAAGCGCATGATAATGCTGCACGATTCACCTGAACTGCTTCCCGGACGATTCGGAATAGCCGGAATAAACTTCTCGCCTATGTATAACTTCAACCGATTTTTCCGCGCCGGAATGTCGGTCGACATTCAATATGACGAAAGTTCCGACTTGGCCTCCTATTGGGTCGACGGAACCTACGGCGACGACATTAAATTCCATCGCCCGCCCTTCTTTCATCAGGTTTCGGCTGGACTTTCATTGCGTGGCGAGCTCGTAATGCCCATATTCTCAATCAATGCCGGTGTAGGCTACAACATCCTGGGCAACCCCGACACGCGCAACCTATATCAGGTGCTTGCGCTTAAGGTACACATGACCCGCAGCCTGTTTTTGCACATAGGCTACCAGCTCAACAAGTTTGAGAATCCCAACAACCTCATGATAGGCATAGGCTATCGTTTCAACGACCTCCGCTGA